The Montipora capricornis isolate CH-2021 chromosome 1, ASM3666992v2, whole genome shotgun sequence genome contains a region encoding:
- the LOC138049706 gene encoding LOW QUALITY PROTEIN: polycomb group protein Psc-like (The sequence of the model RefSeq protein was modified relative to this genomic sequence to represent the inferred CDS: inserted 1 base in 1 codon) — translation MKNGRVSFRYNFRPDRTLQDIVYKIVPGIYHEEVNRRNEFDANQKEEWEQAEGNNSTKKDTKVKESLPFDDPVCITLEYFRKTRNRMEKELFPTRYLRCSSSVTVSVLKKFVTVKFAIPETHITEIIRSDEILDGHLTMKEVCRIYGLYSKPFVDLQYVFLEKNQSATAAEKPKIVEVKRKRIKKRKGXKNLLKKCLSSNVHLRLGNEDEKISDLPPSQESGASDETAPSQKPRPLENERKENLVPSDVDESANIKSEDLVPNQVRSLLEHSVSVDKDRNELTYLNMASGTSWNVNRNDAPFMEKRTVKSIVESDLSEPYLNLDEKTIDSSLMVMSAVNGSAHACSVMSESASGVSNYASDTGMNHISGELESTASLRGLILESS, via the exons ATGAAAAATGGCC GTGTATCATTTCGTTACAATTTCAGACCAGACAGAACCCTGCAAGACATTGTGTACAAGATTGTACCTGGAATTTACCATG aggaAGTGAATCGCCGAAACGAATTCGATGCAAATCAAAAGGAAGAGTGGGAACAAG CAGAGGGGAACAATTCAACCAAAAAGGACACAAAAGTAAAAGAATCTCTGCCGTTTGATGATCCAGTGTGTATCACCCTCGAATATTTCAG AAAAACAAGAAATCGTATGGAAAAGGAg CTTTTCCCGACTCGTTACCTCCGTTGCTCCTCGTCAGTGACCGTGAGTGTGCTGAAGAAATTCGTGACCGTGAAGTTTGCCATCCCAGAGACGCACATC ACCGAAATAATCCGTTCTGATGAAATACTTGATGGTCACCTAACCATGAAGGAAGTGTGCAGAATATACGGTCTTTATTCCAAG CCATTTGTGGACCTCCAATACGTATTCCTAGAAAAAAACCAATCTGCGACTGCTGCTGAAAAACCAAAGATTGTGGAAGTCAAACGAAAGCGAATCAAGaaacgaaaag aaaagaatttgttgaaaaaatgcCTCTCTTCTAACGTGCATCTAAGGCTCGGAAACGAAGACGAAAAGATTTCGGATTTGCCGCCCTCTCAAGAGAGCGGTGCCAGCGATGAAACGGCACCCAGTCAAAAGCCGCGACctttggaaaatgaaaggaaagaaaatttagtaCCTAGTGATGTAGACGAGAGTGCGAACATCAAGAGTGAGGACCTTGTGCCCAATCAAGTGCGAAGTCTCCTTGAGCATAGTGTGAGCGTTGACAAAGACAGAAACGAATTAACTTATCTTAATATGGCCAGTGGAACCAGCTGGAATGTAAACAGAAACGACGCACCCTTCATGGAAAAACGAACTGTTAAAAGTATAGTTGAAAGTGACTTGTCGGAGCCATATCTGAACTTGGACGAGAAAACGATTGACAGTTCGCTGATGGTAATGTCAGCGGTGAATGGATCAGCACATGCGTGCTCTGTCATGTCAGAAAGTGCGTCTGGTGTTTCTAATTATGCAAGTGACAC